The sequence below is a genomic window from Chryseobacterium foetidum.
TCCAAATATTCCGCATTATCAATTTTGGCAAAGCATTCACAGAAGACATACGATGATTCGTATTTCCCCTGCAATTCATATTCTGTAAAATTTAAACAATCTGCTACGAAATGTAATTCGTGATCATCCCATGTAAAAACTTCTTCTACAAAATCATCTTGTTGTTTTGGCGTTAAAGTATCTAAAAACTTCACAATAAATGGGAAATGATCATACTCATAGTATTCTTGAGGTTGATCCAGACTGATTGCGTTGATGTAGTTTTTGATTTCTAAATAGTGATTATCCATAATTTAAGGCAATTTCGCCACCAAGCCTTCCGGCAGAATTTTTAAAATAAAATAAATCATTTTCCACTTAAAATTGGGAACGATGGTGAAAGAATTTCCGGCATCAACGACATGTCTTGCCACATAATCAGGTTCCATCAGAAGATTTTTATTCAATTCTAAACCCGCATTGATTTTAGTATTGATGTATCCGCTGACCAAAACGTTCACTGTAATATCTCGTTGAGCCAACTCCTGTCTTAAACCTGCCAGATAAGTCGTGAACGCAGCCTTTGTACTTCCGTAAACAAAATTACTTTTCCTTCCACGAACACCCGAAAGTGAAGATAGCCCGATGATTCTTTCTAAATTTTTATTAGACAAATCCATTGCAACAATATTCAGAATAGAAACACCGCCAATGTAATTGACCTGCATCATTTGTTGAGTTCCTTTAAAATCTTTTAAAGCATCAGTGTTTTCAACTAAAAATCCTGCAGCGTAAACCACAATGTGAGGTTTGACCAAAAGTTCATTATAAAATTTTTGGTGTGAATCAAAATCTGCTGCGTCAAAATATAAAACCGTGACCTTTTCTGATAAATTATTTTTCGCAACAAAATCTTTCAGAGAATCTGTACTTCTGGAAGCGGCGGCAATCGCAAAACCTTTTTCAGCATATTGCAAAATACACTGCTTTGCCACATCGGAATTGGCACCAAGAATGAGAACGGTTTTGGTTGTGTTTTGATTCATTGGGCAAAGATATTTTTTAAAATATGGTTTTACAAATAGTTGTTTGCATTAAACACAAATTTCAGAAATAAGCGCAAATCTAATTCATCATTTGAACAATCTGCATTTGAAAAATTTTAAGCAAAATTCAAATTATTTATACTTATTAAAACGATTGAAATATCTAAAAAACAGTGATCATCACTTAGAAACCGACAGGAAATCTTCCGAAGACCTGTTTTATTTGTCCGAAGCTTAAAAGCAGCGTTCCGTAGCATTAAAGTAGCATTCCGTAGACTCAAAGCAGCGTTCCGTAGCATTGAAGTAGCATTCCGTAGACTCAAAGTAGCGTTCCGTAGACTCCGGGAAGGCTACTTTCAGGCTTCGGAAGAGGGATTTTTCTTTACGGACTATTTTTCAGGTTTTTATGATAATGCAACTGAAAATAATTACGGATACAGCTGATTTGCAGTGACGAATCCGATGATTTATAAAGATACTTTCAGGAGTTGTTTTTTCGTTCCTTTTCTTCCGATGAAGAACGTAGAATTTCCTGACAGAGCGCCATTGGAGACCATAAATGGAACTTCATTTTCTTTGTCATCCAAAATTTCCTGATAATCAAAATCGCCGTTTTCGCTGATTTTGATTACATTAAGATTGGATCTTTTAACGCCCGTCTGCCCAAACTGAATTCTGTCGTTGCTTAATTTTTTCACTTTTTCACCTGTATTGATAAAAAAGTAGGCATCGTTTCCGACAGCGGTGGATGTGTAGGAAATATAAGCTTCATCATCGCCGGTTTTCTGTCTTTTATTAATATTCCTTGCCCACACAATTTCGCCGTTTGAATTGATTCTTGCGCT
It includes:
- a CDS encoding SDR family NAD(P)-dependent oxidoreductase — its product is MNQNTTKTVLILGANSDVAKQCILQYAEKGFAIAAASRSTDSLKDFVAKNNLSEKVTVLYFDAADFDSHQKFYNELLVKPHIVVYAAGFLVENTDALKDFKGTQQMMQVNYIGGVSILNIVAMDLSNKNLERIIGLSSLSGVRGRKSNFVYGSTKAAFTTYLAGLRQELAQRDITVNVLVSGYINTKINAGLELNKNLLMEPDYVARHVVDAGNSFTIVPNFKWKMIYFILKILPEGLVAKLP